The following are from one region of the Amia ocellicauda isolate fAmiCal2 chromosome 1, fAmiCal2.hap1, whole genome shotgun sequence genome:
- the nfrkb gene encoding nuclear factor related to kappa-B-binding protein isoform X3 → MDALDHMLTDPLDSGQGSDGRIMEECMLGNSRVSLPEDLLEDPDIFFSVLSESTWRGVLSEAQRQRLCQLLPQFPEDNAALQEGVIADLFGNQNFRFGNPLHLAQKLFRDGHFNPEVVKYRQLVAKSQKKRFLYSQQQYCHRLLKQILVSRKELLDQACRGGPDLAVRRRYPSPPARGEDREQRALRRVGRILQEVKSECGDGTVSSDDDDVGSWLPPPPSPSSSSSPSVFLRVLPTLSTQDMKATEKLDLGDRDLRAMLRRHREKRKRQPDRPDLVTSDLSLNDIMSRANAGRKGSFVALFDLAVPKKKPREDKKKKKMRPVKLEPEEPLDILAPPEAPPALAAPGAAVPAPPEPPATPLPSVKEEPLEEAHTSPAQLEEITASFFNLLEDILRLEGQPSLSTLEDKVQQWQASPASTLNPWFSAAPCWSELVLPALQFLSGESKGVLSLPSGVPPMVEFRERSQQWKWISKTGSPVYPSQDCEKDLSALCQLWLETKDQVVIKQESEELAELTPPTPRVWTDYVVRPSTGEERQVFQEQERQRYDQPHKAFTFRMHGFESVVGPVKGVFDKETSLNKAREHSLLRSDRPAYVTILSLVRDAAARLPNGEGTRAEICELLKDSQFLAPDVTSAQVNTVVSGALDRLHYEKDPCVKYDIGRKLWIYLHRDRSQEEFERIHQAQAAAAKAKKALQQKPKPAPKLKASSKEGGVKTPGPGEPGQILGTEPGAVPVPALPPTPTTPTPVTSGMPRSPPPSAGTPSKSGPDSVKASPSVLLVSPPSMPQLGTLLSASQSGPQSSQAGGPQPAARVMAHPGTGTLPQVRVVTAQPGLTTSSGGQQATLVHQTQHQIRLPVTVAHTKGITQTVVTLPLRTQSGSSPVQVQAARGQTGLTVTGLATVAKSSAGVPPGSAATQSTATMLQGVSGQNIIKQVAITGQLGMKSGQPGTGIPLTATNLRIQGKDVLRLPPSSITTDAKGQTVLRITPDMMATLTKSPVTTVKLTPDMLSAAAAAAGGSGPKGISATLHVTPSSSSATSTNAPSSSSSAEHHGIKTQGGGATLVKVHPDLKATGDGTAIRLMPALAEQKAKSLASVGSADAKPPTTIRIMPGLSVIHNKPGQTITVSTAATAKTASSGAATFTIATGAKGVTVGPSSVSSTALSLGSGTATVRQVPVSATVVSSTQPGKLPARITVPLSVLSQPLKNKSMVTTPLLKGNIGTNISSLGRNIILTTMPAGTKLIAGNKPVSFVTAQQLQQLQQQGQATQVRIQTVPAQQLQQRTAAGSPKPVSTVVVTTAPSPKRTPDPPQ, encoded by the exons ATGGATGCACTCGACCACATGCTCACTGACCCCCTGGACTCTGGGCAGGGCAGCGACGGACGCATCATGGAGGAGTGCATGCTGGGTAACTCCCGGGTCAGCCTGCCCGAGGACCTGCTGGAGGAT ccggACATTTTCTTCTCGGTGTTGAGCGAGAGCACGTGGCGCGGGGTTCTGTCGGAGGCCCAGCGGCAGCGGCTGTGCCAGCTCCTGCCGCAGTTCCCCGAGGACAACGCCGCCCTGCAGGAGGGGGTCATCGCCGACCTCTTCGGCAACCAGAACTTCCGCTTCGGGAACCCCTTGCACCTCGCCCAGAAGCTCTTCAGAG ATGGCCATTTTAACCCGGAGGTGGTGAAGTACAGGCAGCTGGTGGCCAAGTCCCAGAAGAAGCGCTTCCTGTACTCCCAGCAGCAGTACTGCCACCGGCTGCTCAAACAGATCCTCGTCTCCAGGAAG GAGCTGCTCGACCAGGCGTGCCGCGGTGGTCCGGACCTGGCGGTGCGGCGGCGATACCCGTCCCCCCCGGCACGGGGGGAGGACAGAGAGCAGCGTGCGCTCCGCCGGGTGGGCCGGATCCTGCAGGAGGTGAAGAGTGAGTGCGGCGACGGCACTGTGTCCTCCGATGACGACG atgtgGGCTCTTGGCTACCACCCCCACcgtctccctcctcctcctctagcCCCTCTGTGTTTCTCAGGGTGCTGCCCACCCTCTCCACCCAGGACATGAAAGCCACag AGAAGCTGGACCTGGGGGACAGGGACCTCAGGGCCATGCTGAGGAGACACCGGGAGAAGAGGAAGCGGCAGCCG GACCGGCCTGATCtggtgacctctgacctcagcCTGAATGACATCATGTCCCGGGCGAACGCAGGGCGCAAGGGCTCCTTCGTAG cgCTGTTCGACCTGGCCGTGCCCAAGAAGAAACCCAGGGaggacaagaagaagaagaagatgcgGCCGGTGAAGTTGGAACCGGAGGAGCCGCTGGACATCCTGGCCCCCCCCGAGGCCCCCCCAGCCCTGGCTGCCCCCGGCGCTGCTGTCCCCGCCCCCCCGGAGCCACCGGCCACGCCCCTGCCCAGCGTCAAAGAGGA GCCACTGGAGGAGGCGCACACCTCCCCCGCCCAGCTGGAGGAGATCACAGCCAGCTTCTTCAACCTGCTGGAGGACATCCTGAGACTGGAGGGACAGCCCAGCCTGTCCACG ctggaggACAAGGTGCAGCAGTGGCAGGCCTCCCCCGCCAGCACCCTCAATCCCTGGTTCTCCGCCGCCCCCTGCTGGTCTGAGCTGGTCCTGCCCGCCCTGCAGTTCCTGTCCGGAGAGAGCAAAG gggTGCTGTCTCTGCCCAGCGGCGTCCCCCCCATGGTGGAGTTCCGGGAGCGCTCTCAGCAGTGGAAATGGATCAGTAAGACCGGCTCTCCTGTTT ACCCCAGTCAGGACTGTGAGAAGGATCTGAGCGCGCTCTGTCAGCTGTGGCTGGAGACGAAGGACCAGGTGGTCATCAAG CAAGAGAGTGAGGAGCTGGCAGAGCTGACACCCCCCACCCCGAGAGT GTGGACGGACTATGTGGTGCGGCCCAGCACGGGGGAGGAGAGACAGGTCTTCCAGGAGCAG GAGCGGCAGCGCTACGACCAGCCGCACAAGGCCTTCACGTTCCGCATGCACGGCTTCGAGTCGGTGGTGGGCCCGGTGAAGGGCGTGTTCGACAAGGAGACATCGCTCAACAAGGCCCGGGAGCATTCGCTGCTGCGCTCCGACCGGCCCGCCTATGTCACCATCCTGTCCCTGG TGCGTGACGCGGCGGCCCGGCTGCCCAATGGCGAGGGGACGAGGGCTGAGATCTGTGAGCTTCTCAAAGACTCCCAGTTCCTGGCTCCTGATGTCACCAGCGCTCAG gtgaACACGGTGGTCAGCGGGGCTCTGGACCGGCTGCACTATGAGAAGGACCCCTGTGTGAAGTACGACATCGGCCGCAAGCTGTGGATCTACCTGCACCGAGACCGCAGCCAGGAGGAGTTTG AGAGGATCCACCAGGCCCAGGCCGCAGCCGCCAAGGCAAAGAAAGCCCTGCAGCAGAAACCCAAACCAGCTCCCAAGCTA AAGGCGAGCAGTAAGGAGGGTGGCGTGAAGACACCTGGGCCAGGGGAACCGGGGCAGATCCTGGGCACAGAGCCCGGTGCCGTACCAGTCCCAGCCCTGCCCCCCACGCCCACCACCCCCACGCCGGTGACTTCCGGCATGCCCCGCTCCCCTCCACCCTCGGCCGGCACCCCCAGCAAGAGCGGACCTGACAGCGTCAAGGCCAGCCCCAG TGTCCTGCTGGTGTCCCCTCCCTCGATGCCCCAGCTGGGCACCCTCCTCTCCGCCAGCCAGTCAGGCCCGCAGTCCTCCCAGGCTGGGGGTCCGCAGCCTGCTGCACGGGTAATGGCCCACCCGGGGACGGGCACCCTGCCACAGGTGCGCGTGGTCACAGCGCAGCCCGGCCTCACCACTTCCTCTGGCGGGCAGCAGGCCACACTGGTGCACCAGACCCAGCACCAGATCCGGCTGCCCGTCACCGTTGCACACACCAAGGGCATCACCCAG ACGGTGGTGACTCTACCTTTGAGGACCCAGTCTGGCAGCAGCCCGGTGCAGGTGCAGGCCGCCCGTGGTCAGACCGGGCTCACCGTGACCGGCCTGGCCACTGTCGCCAAGTCTTCGGCCGGTGTGCCCCCCGGCAGCGCCGCTACCCAATCCACCGCCACCATGCTGCAGGGCGTCAGCGGGCAGAACATCATCAAGCAG gtggcGATCACGGGGCAGTTGGGCATGAAGTCCGGGCAGCCGGGGACGGGCATCCCCCTGACCGCCACCAACCTGCGCATCCAGGGCAAGGACGTGCTGCGCCTGCCGCCTTCCTCCATCACCACGGACGCCAAGGGGCAGACGGTGCTGCGCATCACGCCAGACATGATGGCCACCCTCACCAAGTCCCCCGTCACCACCGTGAAGCTCACGCCTGACATGCTGAGcgcggcggcggcggcagccGGGGGCAGCGGGCCGAAGGGCATCTCCGCCACCCTGCACGTCAcgccctcctcttcctccgccACCTCCACCAACgcgccctcctcctcctcctcagctgAACACCACGGCATCAAGACCCAGGGGGGCGGTGCCACGCTGGTGAAGGTGCACCCCGACCTGAAGGCCACCGGGGACGGCACCGCCATCCGCCTGATGCCCGCGCTGGCCGAGCAGAAGGCCAAGTCGCTGGCGTCCGTGGGTTCTGCCGACGCCAAGCCGCCCACCACCATCCGCATCATGCCCGGCCTCAGCGTCATCCACAACAAGCCGGGCCAGACCATCACCGTCTCCACCGCCGCCACCGCCAAGACCGCCTCCTCCGGGGCCGCCACCTTCACCATCGCTACGGGGGCCAAGGGCGTGACCGTGGGGCCCTCCTCCGTCAGCAGCACCGCCCTGTCGCTGGGCTCGGGCACGGCCACCGTCCGGCAGGTGCCCGTCAGCGCCACCGTGGTGTCCAGCACCCAGCCG GGGAAGCTGCCGGCCCGGATCACGGTGCCCCTGTCGGTGCTCAGTCAGCCCCTGAAGAATAAGAGCATGGTGACCACCCCCCTGCTGAAGGGCAACATCGGCACCAA CATCAGCAGCCTGGGCCGCAACATCATCCTGACCACCATGCCGGCCGGGACCAAACTGATCGCCGGGAACAAGCCGGTGAGCTTCGTCACGgcgcagcagctgcagcagctccagcagcagGGCCAGGCCACGCAG GTCCGCATCCAGACGGTCCCGgctcagcagctgcagcagcgCACCGCCGCCGGCTCCCCGAAACCCGTCTCCACGGTTGTCGTGACCACCGCCCCCTCCCCGAAGCGCACCCCCGACCCCCCCCAGTGA